In bacterium, a single genomic region encodes these proteins:
- a CDS encoding RNA 2'-phosphotransferase → MPSPGPDRHNNRSQKLARLSRLAALVLRHRPDELGLTLDSGGFVQVEALAQALSTQRGWESLCTDDVVALAAADPRRYELSDGRIRARYGHTVTIEQPGEAALPPEWLYLGASADDADTLRETGLRPRDRKLVHLATTPQAAAEVARRHLSDPVVVVVFSRRAHAAGIEFWRAGAALFLARGVSAPFILI, encoded by the coding sequence ATGCCGTCCCCTGGTCCCGACCGACACAACAACCGCTCCCAGAAGCTGGCAAGGCTCAGCCGGCTGGCAGCCCTCGTGCTGCGCCACCGCCCCGACGAGCTCGGCCTCACGCTGGACAGCGGCGGCTTCGTGCAGGTGGAGGCGCTTGCCCAGGCGCTGAGCACGCAGCGGGGATGGGAGTCCCTGTGCACGGATGACGTTGTCGCGCTGGCGGCGGCCGATCCAAGGCGGTATGAACTGAGCGACGGCCGGATCCGCGCTCGATACGGCCACACCGTCACGATTGAGCAACCGGGAGAGGCGGCGCTGCCCCCGGAGTGGCTGTACCTGGGCGCATCCGCAGACGATGCCGACACGCTGCGCGAGACCGGCCTGCGGCCCAGGGACCGCAAACTAGTGCATCTTGCCACGACGCCTCAGGCCGCAGCCGAGGTGGCGCGGCGGCATCTGAGCGATCCGGTTGTGGTGGTGGTCTTTAGCCGGCGGGCGCATGCTGCCGGGATAGAGTTCTGGCGGGCTGGAGCCGCCCTGTTTCTAGCGCGGGGCGTATCTGCCCCGTTTATCCTGATCTAG
- the ftcD gene encoding glutamate formimidoyltransferase, protein MIGRLVECVPNISEGRRREVIDAVVDAVRQTPGVRVLNVQSDESHNRTVITFAGEGEAVAQAALALVGKAVELIDLRDHHGEHPRVGAVDVIPFVPLGETTIEECVGLARRLGEQIWAALRLPVYLYAAAATAAHRVRLPDIRQGEFEGLAEKMLRDGWAPDVGDPHPHPSAGAVVVGARFPLIAYNINLRTTDVKIARAVARAVRGSSGGLVNVQALGVMAASGLAQVTINILDASKTPMARIFDLVRVEAERYGVEVAESEVVGLVPLDAIVDAARTHLRMHSFDRGQILEVRLLE, encoded by the coding sequence GTGATCGGGCGGCTGGTCGAGTGCGTGCCAAACATCAGCGAGGGGCGGCGGCGCGAGGTCATTGACGCGGTGGTAGACGCGGTGCGCCAAACCCCAGGGGTGAGGGTTCTCAACGTCCAGTCGGACGAGAGCCACAACCGGACCGTGATCACCTTTGCAGGGGAAGGTGAGGCCGTGGCGCAGGCGGCCCTGGCGCTGGTCGGGAAGGCGGTGGAGCTGATTGACCTGCGCGACCACCATGGGGAACACCCGCGCGTGGGCGCAGTTGACGTGATCCCGTTCGTGCCTCTGGGCGAGACCACGATTGAGGAGTGCGTCGGTCTCGCACGCCGGCTCGGCGAGCAGATCTGGGCCGCGCTGCGGCTTCCGGTCTACCTGTACGCCGCTGCGGCGACCGCGGCGCACCGAGTCCGCCTGCCCGATATTCGCCAGGGCGAGTTCGAGGGGCTGGCGGAGAAGATGCTACGGGACGGCTGGGCGCCCGACGTCGGCGATCCCCATCCGCACCCCAGCGCGGGCGCAGTTGTCGTGGGCGCCCGATTTCCGCTTATCGCGTACAACATCAACCTCCGCACCACCGACGTGAAGATCGCGCGCGCCGTGGCGCGCGCCGTGCGGGGGTCCAGCGGCGGGCTGGTCAACGTCCAGGCGCTGGGTGTTATGGCGGCGTCCGGTCTGGCACAGGTCACGATCAACATCCTGGACGCGTCCAAGACCCCGATGGCCAGGATCTTCGACCTCGTGCGCGTGGAAGCGGAGAGGTACGGCGTTGAGGTTGCGGAAAGCGAGGTCGTGGGGCTCGTACCGCTGGACGCCATCGTGGACGCGGCCCGAACCCACCTCCGCATGCACAGCTTCGATCGCGGGCAGATACTAGAGGTTCGCCTGCTGGAGTAG
- the hutI gene encoding imidazolonepropionase — protein MRSADLIVEHAAELITLAGYQDGPRTGGALLDLGLIADGAVAASEGRIVAVGPTSQVRDLVRLEPSSTVVDARGCVVLPGFVDPHTHLVFAGDRADEFEMRLRGATYQEIAAAGGGILRTVAATRIADEETLVRLGMARLDRMLRCGTTTAEVKSGYGLSVSDEVRQLRAIRRLSQMHQVELIATVLAAHAVPVEFHGDPDGYVAAIIGQILPAVAGEDLAEFCDVFCDEGAFTPDQARAVLRAGAEMGLVPKLHADELSDQGGAALAAEVGAISADHLLYSSEDGLAAMAHRGTVAVLLPTTAFFLGLPYAGARRMIEMGVPVALASDFNPGSSPTWAMPAVISLACVGMKMLPAEAVAAATINAAWAVGRACDVGSLEAGKSADMLVLEVSDYRELAMHIGAPIVSTVIKRGRVVVQ, from the coding sequence ATGCGCTCCGCCGACCTTATCGTCGAGCATGCCGCGGAACTGATCACGCTCGCGGGTTACCAGGACGGTCCGCGCACCGGCGGGGCGCTGCTGGATCTTGGCCTGATAGCGGACGGAGCAGTGGCCGCATCCGAAGGCCGGATCGTGGCGGTCGGCCCCACGTCGCAGGTGCGCGACCTCGTTCGGCTCGAACCCTCATCCACCGTCGTGGACGCACGGGGGTGCGTGGTGCTCCCGGGATTCGTGGATCCGCACACGCACCTGGTCTTCGCCGGAGATCGGGCGGACGAGTTCGAGATGCGACTGCGCGGGGCGACCTACCAGGAGATCGCGGCAGCCGGAGGCGGCATTCTGCGCACCGTCGCCGCGACGAGGATCGCCGACGAAGAGACACTGGTGCGGCTCGGCATGGCGCGACTGGACCGAATGCTACGGTGTGGCACGACCACCGCCGAGGTCAAGAGCGGGTACGGGCTGTCGGTGTCTGATGAGGTCAGGCAATTGCGCGCGATCCGGCGGCTGTCCCAAATGCACCAAGTGGAGCTGATCGCCACGGTTCTCGCGGCCCATGCAGTGCCTGTGGAGTTCCACGGGGATCCCGACGGGTACGTCGCGGCGATTATCGGGCAGATCCTGCCGGCGGTCGCAGGGGAGGACCTGGCGGAGTTCTGCGACGTGTTCTGCGACGAGGGCGCGTTTACGCCCGACCAGGCGCGGGCCGTGTTGAGAGCAGGCGCCGAGATGGGGCTGGTTCCCAAGCTCCACGCGGACGAGCTCTCCGACCAGGGCGGCGCAGCCCTGGCGGCAGAGGTGGGAGCGATATCGGCGGACCACCTACTCTACTCCTCGGAGGACGGCCTTGCGGCGATGGCCCACAGAGGCACGGTGGCCGTCCTGCTGCCGACCACCGCGTTCTTCCTGGGGTTGCCCTACGCCGGCGCCCGCCGGATGATCGAGATGGGCGTGCCGGTGGCCCTGGCGAGCGACTTCAACCCGGGATCGTCACCGACGTGGGCGATGCCCGCGGTGATCTCCCTGGCCTGCGTCGGCATGAAGATGCTTCCCGCCGAGGCGGTAGCGGCTGCCACGATCAACGCGGCTTGGGCGGTCGGCAGGGCCTGCGATGTTGGGAGCCTGGAGGCCGGCAAGTCGGCCGACATGCTCGTTCTGGAGGTTTCCGACTACCGGGAGCTGGCCATGCACATCGGCGCGCCGATCGTGAGCACGGTGATCAAGCGCGGCCGCGTGGTGGTCCAATGA
- a CDS encoding deoxynucleoside kinase, which translates to MTIRTSLPRARQHALLPPEPRGRLIAVEGPIGVGKTTLARRLAGRMGAELLLEVVEENPFLHGFYQDIRGRAFPTQLFFLLSRHRQQRSALCRLAAGGVVVSDYMFAKDRLFASLTLDAPELVLYETVYELIAPQVPAPDVVVYLRATQDTLLRRIAARGRPFERALGPAYLARLAEAYDSYFERFDGAPVITVDTDALDLLHEAGLARVAGAVAEVRA; encoded by the coding sequence ATGACCATCCGGACCAGCCTGCCGAGGGCGCGGCAGCACGCCCTGCTTCCCCCAGAGCCGCGCGGCCGGCTGATCGCCGTGGAAGGGCCCATCGGGGTCGGTAAAACCACGCTGGCCCGGCGTCTGGCAGGGCGCATGGGCGCCGAGTTGCTCCTGGAGGTTGTGGAGGAGAACCCCTTCCTGCACGGTTTCTACCAGGACATCCGCGGCCGGGCGTTCCCGACCCAGTTGTTCTTCCTTCTCAGCCGCCACCGCCAGCAGCGCTCCGCGCTGTGCCGGCTCGCCGCCGGAGGGGTAGTGGTTTCCGATTACATGTTTGCCAAGGACCGGCTGTTCGCCTCGCTGACACTGGATGCCCCCGAGCTCGTGCTCTACGAGACCGTCTACGAGCTAATCGCCCCGCAGGTGCCGGCCCCCGATGTGGTGGTCTACCTGAGGGCCACGCAGGACACGCTGCTTCGGCGCATCGCCGCTCGGGGACGGCCTTTCGAGCGCGCTCTCGGCCCCGCCTACCTGGCGCGCCTGGCCGAGGCATACGACTCATACTTCGAGCGGTTCGACGGGGCGCCGGTGATAACGGTAGACACCGATGCCCTGGATCTGCTGCACGAGGCCGGGCTGGCACGGGTCGCCGGCGCCGTCGCCGAGGTGCGGGCGTGA
- a CDS encoding deoxynucleoside kinase yields MKWFVAMSGNIGSGKSTLTTLLCQRLGWQPYYEVVDENPYLPDFYAEMARWSFHLQVFFLSRRFRHHQEILQAGHAVIQDRTIYEDVEIFARNLYLQGLMDERDFRAYHDLFQTMVGFLRPPDLVIYLRAPVEVLLERIRARSRDYERQIPSDYLAQLNERYEEWVARFTLCPVLEVDAASLALDQIDELIVQMQQRLSSLFPLGDARS; encoded by the coding sequence GTGAAGTGGTTTGTGGCGATGAGCGGCAACATCGGTTCGGGGAAGTCCACCCTGACCACGCTGCTCTGCCAGCGGCTGGGATGGCAGCCCTACTACGAGGTGGTGGACGAGAACCCGTATCTGCCGGACTTCTACGCAGAAATGGCCCGGTGGAGCTTCCACCTACAGGTGTTCTTCCTTTCGCGCCGGTTCCGGCACCACCAGGAGATCCTGCAGGCAGGGCACGCCGTGATTCAGGATCGCACGATCTACGAGGATGTGGAGATCTTCGCCCGCAACCTCTATTTGCAGGGGCTGATGGACGAGCGCGATTTTCGGGCCTACCACGACCTGTTCCAGACAATGGTGGGGTTCCTCCGGCCTCCCGACCTGGTGATCTACCTGCGCGCGCCGGTGGAGGTGCTGCTGGAGCGCATCAGGGCCCGCTCGCGCGACTACGAACGGCAAATCCCCTCCGACTACCTGGCCCAGCTCAACGAGCGCTACGAGGAGTGGGTCGCGCGCTTCACCCTGTGTCCGGTGTTGGAAGTGGACGCCGCCTCGCTCGCCCTGGACCAGATCGACGAACTGATCGTCCAGATGCAGCAGCGGCTCTCGTCTCTCTTCCCCCTGGGCGATGCGCGGTCGTGA
- a CDS encoding biotin--[acetyl-CoA-carboxylase] ligase: MTARLGRPLVWVGELGSTNDMARLLVGAGCPEGAVVVADRQTRGRGRQGRAWASPAGGLWCSVLLYPSADSPQGLLSLAVAVAVAQTVEQFVPEAAGIRWPNDVEIAGRKVAGILLEATGAAVVAGIGINVGIELQAMPPEVAAIAGSLHLIAGRPIERRAVLEALLARLADCYSAWAAGGDAVSDAWGSRDLLRGKPVAVLHSDQVIEGVAEGIDREGALRVRTADGAIRQVVAAGSVRVTGNAASVSNQSFL; the protein is encoded by the coding sequence GTGACCGCCCGCCTGGGACGGCCCCTGGTATGGGTAGGCGAACTGGGGTCCACCAATGACATGGCGCGGCTGCTGGTGGGTGCCGGGTGTCCGGAAGGCGCCGTTGTGGTGGCGGACCGGCAGACGCGCGGGCGCGGACGACAGGGGCGGGCATGGGCCTCGCCCGCGGGCGGGCTGTGGTGCTCGGTCCTCCTGTACCCGTCCGCGGACTCGCCGCAGGGTCTCCTCAGTCTGGCCGTGGCCGTGGCGGTCGCCCAGACGGTCGAGCAGTTCGTCCCGGAGGCGGCAGGGATACGCTGGCCCAACGACGTCGAGATCGCGGGCAGGAAGGTGGCGGGGATCCTGCTCGAGGCCACAGGCGCGGCTGTGGTGGCCGGAATTGGGATAAACGTGGGCATCGAATTGCAGGCGATGCCCCCGGAGGTGGCCGCAATCGCCGGGTCGCTCCACCTGATCGCCGGCCGTCCCATCGAGAGGCGTGCGGTGCTCGAGGCACTGCTCGCCCGCCTGGCAGACTGCTACTCCGCGTGGGCCGCCGGTGGGGACGCCGTGAGCGACGCCTGGGGCTCCCGCGACCTGCTGCGCGGGAAGCCGGTTGCCGTACTGCATTCGGATCAGGTGATCGAGGGCGTCGCGGAAGGGATCGACCGGGAGGGCGCCCTGAGGGTACGCACGGCCGACGGTGCCATCCGGCAGGTGGTGGCCGCTGGATCCGTCAGGGTAACAGGAAACGCCGCGTCCGTGTCAAACCAATCCTTCTTATGA